In a single window of the Danio aesculapii chromosome 20, fDanAes4.1, whole genome shotgun sequence genome:
- the e2f6 gene encoding transcription factor E2F6 isoform X1 has product MVKCTVQGCINFSDLRPDEQPSRPRKRFFRFPKDKARVKVWLAALRDTEREITDLHRICEDHFLSHHITADGISPDAIPIMPHLDGPVGDWSSCEEEQDEHTETLEESGAAADDDLDDEDFEDDEEYDEDGGHIPADNNSNSTISKPQEQSVTQSFRPIFSNPIILPPVNVADNIFNTPHRSEVALGRLTKRFMQLLNSAPGGVLDLNEVSRKLGTRKRRVYDITNVLAGIHLLKKTSKNKIQWISPTPLSSFGSQWSPKTKAELLHLKSTEEALDWLIKDCAQQLFALTDFKDNADSAYVTYEDICQIDVFKDQTIIAIRAPEETKLEVPTPTEESIKIHLKGCRGPIHTLTCETEGLADAEDSSNTESSLVKSDCFVSLEESRIQTQPLVPDVSNTVAAVQSA; this is encoded by the exons ATGGTGAAGTGCACGGTCCAGGGGTGCATAAACTTCAGCGATCTCAGACCGGATGAGCAGCCGAGTCGACCGCGCAAGAGATTCTTCAGGTTCCCAAAAGACAAGGCCCGAGTGAAAGTGTGGCTGGCGGCTTTACGGGACACTGAGCGCGAAATCACAGATCTTCATCGGATATGCGAGGACCATTTCCTAAGCCATCACATCACAGCCGACGGCATCAGCCCGGACGCGATCCCGATCATGCCCCATCTGGATGGCCCGGTCGGTGACTGGAGCTCATGCGAGGAGGAGCAGGACGAGCACACGGAGACACTCGAGGAG AGCGGAGCTGCTGCAGATGATGATCTTGATGATGAAGACTTTGAGGATGACGAAGAATATGATGAGGATGGAGGCCACATTCCTGCAGATAACAATTCAAATAGCACAATTAGTAAACCCCAAGAACAGAGCGTCACTCAAAG TTTCAGACCTATCTTTAGCAATCCCATCATTCTCCCACCTGTGAATGTAGCTGATAACATATTCAACA CCCCGCATCGATCTGAAGTCGCTCTAGGACGACTGACCAAACGCTTTATGCAGCTTCTTAACTCAGCGCCGGGTGGAGTTCTTGATCTCAATGAGGTGTCGCGAAAACTGGGCACGCGAAAAAGGCGGGTGTATGACATCACCAACGTGCTTGCAGGGATCCATCTACTCAAGAAGACATCAAAAAACAAGATCCAGTGGAT taGTCCAACACCTCTCAGCTCTTTCGGGAGCCAGTGGAGCCCCAAGACAAAAGCTGAACTCCTTCATCTGAAGTCAACAGAGGAGGCCCTCGACTGGCTCATCAAGGACTGCGCCCAACAGCTCTTCGCCCTGACTGACTTCAAAGACAATGCTGA CTCAGCTTATGTGACTTATGAGGACATCTGTCAGATCGATGTTTTCAAGGACCAGACCATAATAGCCATCAGGGCCCCTGAAGAGACCAAACTAGAGGTGCCCACTCCCACTGAA GAATCAATCAAGATCCACTTGAAGGGCTGCCGGGGCCCCATCCATACGCTTACCTGTGAGACTGAGGGCCTGGCTGATGCTGAGGACTCATCTAACACAGAATCAAGTCTGGTCAAATCTGACTGCTTTGTATCGCTAGAGGAGAGCCGGATACAAACACAACCACTTGTTCCAG ATGTTTCAAATACTGTAGCAGCTGTACAGAGCGCTTGA
- the e2f6 gene encoding transcription factor E2F6 isoform X2 has protein sequence MVKCTVQGCINFSDLRPDEQPSRPRKRFFRFPKDKARVKVWLAALRDTEREITDLHRICEDHFLSHHITADGISPDAIPIMPHLDGPVGDWSSCEEEQDEHTETLEESGAAADDDLDDEDFEDDEEYDEDGGHIPADNNSNSTISKPQEQSVTQSFRPIFSNPIILPPVNVADNIFNTPHRSEVALGRLTKRFMQLLNSAPGGVLDLNEVSRKLGTRKRRVYDITNVLAGIHLLKKTSKNKIQWIPTPLSSFGSQWSPKTKAELLHLKSTEEALDWLIKDCAQQLFALTDFKDNADSAYVTYEDICQIDVFKDQTIIAIRAPEETKLEVPTPTEESIKIHLKGCRGPIHTLTCETEGLADAEDSSNTESSLVKSDCFVSLEESRIQTQPLVPDVSNTVAAVQSA, from the exons ATGGTGAAGTGCACGGTCCAGGGGTGCATAAACTTCAGCGATCTCAGACCGGATGAGCAGCCGAGTCGACCGCGCAAGAGATTCTTCAGGTTCCCAAAAGACAAGGCCCGAGTGAAAGTGTGGCTGGCGGCTTTACGGGACACTGAGCGCGAAATCACAGATCTTCATCGGATATGCGAGGACCATTTCCTAAGCCATCACATCACAGCCGACGGCATCAGCCCGGACGCGATCCCGATCATGCCCCATCTGGATGGCCCGGTCGGTGACTGGAGCTCATGCGAGGAGGAGCAGGACGAGCACACGGAGACACTCGAGGAG AGCGGAGCTGCTGCAGATGATGATCTTGATGATGAAGACTTTGAGGATGACGAAGAATATGATGAGGATGGAGGCCACATTCCTGCAGATAACAATTCAAATAGCACAATTAGTAAACCCCAAGAACAGAGCGTCACTCAAAG TTTCAGACCTATCTTTAGCAATCCCATCATTCTCCCACCTGTGAATGTAGCTGATAACATATTCAACA CCCCGCATCGATCTGAAGTCGCTCTAGGACGACTGACCAAACGCTTTATGCAGCTTCTTAACTCAGCGCCGGGTGGAGTTCTTGATCTCAATGAGGTGTCGCGAAAACTGGGCACGCGAAAAAGGCGGGTGTATGACATCACCAACGTGCTTGCAGGGATCCATCTACTCAAGAAGACATCAAAAAACAAGATCCAGTGGAT TCCAACACCTCTCAGCTCTTTCGGGAGCCAGTGGAGCCCCAAGACAAAAGCTGAACTCCTTCATCTGAAGTCAACAGAGGAGGCCCTCGACTGGCTCATCAAGGACTGCGCCCAACAGCTCTTCGCCCTGACTGACTTCAAAGACAATGCTGA CTCAGCTTATGTGACTTATGAGGACATCTGTCAGATCGATGTTTTCAAGGACCAGACCATAATAGCCATCAGGGCCCCTGAAGAGACCAAACTAGAGGTGCCCACTCCCACTGAA GAATCAATCAAGATCCACTTGAAGGGCTGCCGGGGCCCCATCCATACGCTTACCTGTGAGACTGAGGGCCTGGCTGATGCTGAGGACTCATCTAACACAGAATCAAGTCTGGTCAAATCTGACTGCTTTGTATCGCTAGAGGAGAGCCGGATACAAACACAACCACTTGTTCCAG ATGTTTCAAATACTGTAGCAGCTGTACAGAGCGCTTGA